A window from Leptothermofonsia sichuanensis E412 encodes these proteins:
- a CDS encoding class I SAM-dependent methyltransferase — protein MYSTKATDAVSWYQQHANLSIKLIGATGVSHTSSIIDVGGGASTLVDDLLAKNYQSITVLDLSAAALKSAKERLGATAGSVIWQESDITKADLPFHAYDLWHDRAVFHFLTTPEDRRAYVRTVLHSVKPGGHVIVATFAEDGPLQCSGLPIMRYSATQLYEEFGAEFTLISHDKETHHTPFGTTQQFTYCYFRKLVS, from the coding sequence ATGTACTCCACCAAGGCCACGGATGCAGTTAGTTGGTACCAGCAGCATGCAAACCTTTCGATTAAGTTAATTGGAGCAACTGGCGTATCGCACACCTCATCTATCATTGATGTTGGCGGCGGTGCTTCCACCCTCGTGGATGATCTACTTGCCAAGAACTATCAGAGCATCACTGTCCTTGATCTTTCCGCTGCCGCTCTCAAGTCTGCCAAAGAGCGCTTGGGCGCCACCGCCGGATCAGTCATATGGCAAGAATCTGACATTACAAAGGCTGATCTTCCGTTTCATGCATATGATTTATGGCATGACCGTGCCGTTTTCCACTTCCTGACGACCCCGGAAGATCGACGCGCATACGTTCGAACCGTGCTTCACTCGGTTAAGCCGGGCGGTCACGTGATTGTTGCCACCTTTGCCGAAGACGGTCCACTCCAATGCAGCGGACTGCCTATCATGCGTTACAGTGCAACTCAACTCTACGAAGAGTTCGGTGCGGAATTCACTCTCATATCGCACGACAAGGAGACACACCACACCCCATTCGGAACGACCCAACAATTCACGTACTGCTATTTTCGCAAGTTAGTATCGTGA
- a CDS encoding type II toxin-antitoxin system VapC family toxin, with amino-acid sequence MRVLIDTNIVLDFLQEREPFVENAARLFEHIDAGEIEGFIAATTITNIYYIVRRAAGRAVAQDAVTQVLSDLNICTVDLEVLEQALALDFEDFEDAVQYACAVVYSVDEIVTRDATGFTNSEVPVVLPEEIGTINGAE; translated from the coding sequence ATGCGAGTTCTGATTGATACCAATATTGTTCTTGATTTTTTACAAGAACGAGAGCCGTTTGTGGAAAATGCAGCAAGATTATTTGAGCATATTGATGCTGGAGAAATTGAGGGATTCATCGCAGCAACGACAATAACTAACATTTACTACATTGTTCGTAGGGCAGCAGGTAGGGCAGTGGCGCAAGATGCAGTTACTCAGGTGTTAAGCGATCTAAACATCTGTACAGTCGATTTAGAGGTGCTAGAACAAGCTCTTGCATTAGATTTCGAGGATTTTGAAGATGCAGTACAGTATGCTTGTGCAGTAGTGTACAGTGTTGATGAGATCGTTACTCGTGATGCCACTGGATTTACAAATTCGGAAGTTCCTGTGGTTTTGCCTGAAGAGATTGGTACTATCAATGGTGCTGAGTAA